In Rhodanobacter humi, the following are encoded in one genomic region:
- a CDS encoding tetratricopeptide repeat-containing sulfotransferase family protein, whose amino-acid sequence MTEAAVAGTLEQAMARAARLLEREPALAIEQLAEILQAAPGHPTALRLLAAAHSLQGNLSGALAILVPLAQACPDWALVQHDLGLALQRCGRGAEAIEALRRAVALQPDLPQAWRALGDGLLAAGELAAADAAYVSHVCHATRDPQLMAAAVALAENRIPEAEARLREQLKQAPTDVAAIRMFAEVAARLGRNEDALHLLERCLELAPGFHEARRNYALVLHRANRPEPALTEIERLLAADPEDAGSRNLKAAVLCRTGDYEQAIGIYAALLERHPDNPKLWVSQGHALKTAGHTGRAIAAYRRSLELEPSFGEVWWSLANLKTFRFGADELAAMRGQLARADLGEDDRLHLEFAVGKALEDAGEYEPSFRHYARGNAIRHAQLGYDADDTSARVHHIRAQYTREFFAARAGAGSTAPDPIFVVGLPRAGSTLIEQILSSHSLVEGTMELPEVTSIARLLREQGGADGAMPYHDALAALDADALRALGERYLAHTRIQRKTSAPLFIDKMPNNFMHVGLIHLMLPNAKIIDARRHPLACGFSVFKQHFARGQGFSYGLEDIGRYYRDYMALMAHFDAVLPGRVHRVVYERMVEDTEGEVRRLLDYCGLPFEAACLRFFENTRPVRTASSEQVRQPIYREGLDHWRHYAAWLEPLASALGPALASWPGAAEGDQ is encoded by the coding sequence ATGACGGAGGCAGCCGTCGCCGGCACGCTGGAACAGGCCATGGCCCGCGCCGCGCGACTGCTGGAGCGCGAGCCGGCGCTGGCGATCGAACAGCTAGCCGAGATCCTGCAGGCGGCTCCGGGTCACCCCACCGCGCTGCGATTGCTGGCGGCGGCGCACTCGCTGCAGGGAAACTTGTCCGGCGCACTCGCCATTCTCGTGCCATTGGCACAGGCCTGCCCGGACTGGGCGCTGGTCCAGCATGACCTGGGATTGGCCCTGCAGCGCTGCGGGCGCGGGGCGGAGGCCATCGAGGCGTTGCGCCGCGCGGTGGCGCTGCAACCCGACCTGCCGCAGGCCTGGCGCGCGCTGGGCGACGGCCTGCTGGCGGCGGGCGAGCTGGCGGCGGCCGACGCGGCCTACGTCAGCCACGTGTGCCATGCCACCCGCGACCCGCAACTGATGGCGGCCGCCGTCGCGCTGGCCGAGAACCGCATTCCCGAGGCCGAGGCGCGTTTGCGCGAGCAGTTGAAGCAGGCGCCGACCGACGTGGCGGCGATCCGCATGTTCGCCGAAGTCGCCGCCCGGCTGGGCCGCAACGAGGACGCCCTGCACCTGCTCGAACGCTGCCTGGAATTGGCGCCCGGTTTCCACGAAGCGCGCCGGAATTACGCGCTGGTCCTGCATCGCGCCAACCGGCCGGAACCGGCGCTGACCGAGATCGAGCGCCTGCTGGCGGCCGATCCGGAGGATGCCGGCAGCCGCAACCTCAAGGCGGCGGTGCTGTGCCGCACGGGCGATTACGAGCAGGCGATCGGGATCTACGCCGCGCTGCTGGAGCGACACCCGGACAATCCGAAACTGTGGGTGAGCCAGGGTCATGCGCTGAAGACCGCCGGGCACACCGGGCGCGCGATCGCCGCGTACCGCCGCAGCCTGGAGCTCGAGCCCTCGTTCGGCGAAGTCTGGTGGAGCCTGGCCAATCTCAAGACCTTCCGCTTTGGCGCCGACGAGCTGGCCGCGATGCGCGGGCAGCTGGCACGCGCCGACCTGGGCGAGGACGACCGCCTGCACCTGGAGTTCGCCGTCGGCAAGGCGCTGGAGGATGCCGGCGAGTACGAACCCTCGTTCCGCCACTACGCGCGCGGCAACGCGATCCGCCACGCGCAGCTGGGCTACGACGCCGACGACACCAGCGCGCGCGTGCACCACATCCGCGCGCAGTACACGCGCGAGTTCTTCGCGGCGCGCGCCGGCGCCGGCAGCACTGCGCCGGATCCCATCTTCGTGGTCGGCCTGCCGCGCGCCGGTTCCACCCTGATCGAGCAGATCCTGTCCAGCCACAGCCTGGTCGAAGGCACGATGGAGCTGCCCGAGGTCACCTCGATCGCGCGCCTGCTGCGCGAGCAGGGCGGCGCCGACGGCGCGATGCCTTACCACGACGCGCTGGCGGCGCTCGATGCCGATGCCCTGCGCGCGCTGGGCGAGCGCTACCTCGCGCACACCCGCATCCAGCGCAAGACCTCGGCGCCGCTGTTCATCGACAAGATGCCGAACAACTTCATGCACGTCGGCCTGATCCACCTGATGCTGCCGAACGCGAAGATCATCGACGCGCGGCGGCACCCGCTGGCCTGCGGCTTCTCGGTGTTCAAGCAGCATTTCGCGCGCGGCCAGGGCTTCAGCTACGGGCTGGAGGACATCGGCCGCTACTACCGCGACTACATGGCGCTGATGGCGCATTTCGACGCCGTGCTGCCCGGGCGCGTCCACCGCGTGGTGTACGAGCGCATGGTCGAGGACACCGAGGGCGAGGTGCGCCGGCTGCTCGACTACTGCGGCCTGCCGTTCGAAGCGGCCTGCCTGCGCTTCTTCGAGAACACGCGGCCGGTGCGCACGGCCAGTTCGGAGCAGGTGCGCCAGCCGATCTATCGCGAGGGGCTGGATCACTGGCGGCATTACGCGGCGTGGCTGGAGCCGCTGGCATCGGCATTGGGGCCGGCGCTGGCGAGTTGGCCCGGCGCAGCGGAAGGGGATCAGTAG
- a CDS encoding efflux RND transporter periplasmic adaptor subunit, translated as MIRDTSAQDRLVEAKPNRKRRLLFIGGGVALLVVLAIAMPGILRLFSADASVSASRLAFATVERGLFVRDIAAEGKVVAANSPTLYATYGGAAVLKVRAGDAVKKGQVLAVIDSPELRNKLAQEQSKADAMKVDYLQAQVDARTKRGALQKAYDDAQIDAKSAANNLDREQKAYAAGASTGVAVDKAKDDLEKAKITLAHAKADLGMSNDSLNFNIQAKKLAHDNQMLVVQDLQRQVDDLNVKSPVDGQVGQLFIAPVATVAKDVQLLSVIDLTALEVEVKVPESFARDLAIGMTGEISGNGNTWKGLVSAISPEVVNGEVAARVRFEGSTPKQLRQNQRLSVRILLDKRDNVLTVQRGSFVDESGGSYAYVVKGGIATKTPIRVGVSSIDKVEILQGLKEGDQIVISGTDSFKGAQRVAIAR; from the coding sequence ATGATCCGCGACACTTCCGCTCAAGACCGCCTGGTCGAAGCCAAACCCAACCGCAAGCGCCGCCTGCTCTTCATCGGTGGCGGCGTGGCGCTGCTGGTGGTGCTGGCGATCGCCATGCCCGGCATCCTCCGCCTGTTCTCCGCCGACGCCTCGGTGAGCGCGTCGCGGCTGGCCTTCGCCACCGTCGAGCGCGGGCTGTTCGTGCGCGACATCGCCGCCGAGGGCAAGGTGGTGGCGGCGAACAGCCCCACGCTCTATGCCACCTACGGCGGCGCGGCGGTGCTGAAGGTGCGCGCCGGCGACGCGGTGAAGAAGGGCCAGGTGCTCGCGGTGATCGACAGCCCCGAGCTGCGCAACAAGCTGGCGCAGGAGCAGTCCAAGGCCGACGCGATGAAGGTGGATTACCTGCAGGCGCAAGTGGATGCGCGCACCAAGCGCGGCGCCCTGCAGAAGGCCTACGACGACGCGCAGATCGACGCCAAGAGCGCTGCCAACAACCTCGACCGCGAGCAGAAGGCCTACGCCGCCGGCGCCTCCACCGGGGTCGCGGTCGACAAGGCCAAGGACGACCTGGAGAAGGCGAAGATCACCCTCGCGCATGCCAAGGCCGATCTCGGCATGAGCAACGACAGCCTGAACTTCAACATCCAGGCGAAGAAGCTGGCGCACGACAACCAGATGCTGGTGGTGCAGGACCTGCAGCGGCAGGTGGACGACCTCAACGTGAAGTCGCCGGTGGACGGCCAGGTCGGCCAGCTGTTCATCGCGCCGGTGGCCACGGTGGCGAAGGATGTCCAACTGCTCAGCGTGATCGACCTCACCGCGCTGGAAGTGGAAGTGAAGGTGCCCGAGAGCTTCGCCCGCGACCTCGCGATCGGCATGACCGGCGAGATCAGCGGCAACGGCAACACCTGGAAGGGCCTGGTCAGCGCGATCTCGCCCGAGGTGGTGAACGGCGAAGTGGCTGCCCGCGTGCGCTTCGAGGGCAGCACGCCGAAGCAGCTGCGCCAGAACCAGCGCCTGTCCGTGCGCATCCTGCTCGACAAGCGCGACAACGTGCTCACCGTGCAGCGCGGCTCCTTCGTCGACGAATCCGGCGGCAGCTACGCCTACGTGGTCAAGGGCGGCATCGCCACCAAGACGCCGATCCGCGTGGGCGTGAGCAGCATCGACAAGGTGGAGATCCTGCAGGGCCTGAAGGAAGGCGACCAGATCGTGATCTCCGGTACCGACAGCTTCAAGGGTGCGCAGCGAGTTGCCATCGCGCGGTAA
- a CDS encoding aromatic ring-hydroxylating oxygenase subunit alpha, with the protein MSADTRVEELNRAHALAARYYFGDAMLAMEQRAVFARSWQLVAQQGQLAEPGDHVVEQVAGVPVLLVRGLDGVLRAFPNVCRHRAGPLALCDGKGVRALHCKYHGWTYTLEGQLRSAPEMQDACDFKVEDIRLPPLRVHEWQGLVFVALGPEVPAFDEVYGGIAERIAPIDLAAMRYLRRDVYDIDCNWKVYVDNFLEGYHLPHVHPGLSRVLDYRAYDTELFAWHSLQSSPLRDSDAIYGTGQAYYYFVYPNVMLNIMPGRLQTNRILPLGPGRCRVVFDYYYAQDEGAQARIAADQSFSDEVQNEDIAICEAVQKGLASGHYVPGRLNPKRESGVWHFQNLLRTAYAGPAGESA; encoded by the coding sequence ATGTCAGCCGACACCAGGGTCGAGGAACTCAACCGCGCACACGCATTGGCGGCGCGCTACTACTTCGGCGACGCGATGCTGGCGATGGAGCAGCGCGCGGTGTTCGCGCGCAGCTGGCAGCTGGTGGCCCAGCAGGGGCAACTGGCCGAACCCGGCGACCACGTGGTCGAGCAGGTCGCCGGCGTGCCCGTGCTGCTGGTGCGCGGACTGGACGGCGTGCTGCGCGCCTTCCCCAACGTCTGCCGCCATCGCGCCGGGCCGCTGGCGCTGTGCGACGGCAAGGGCGTCCGCGCCCTGCACTGCAAGTACCACGGCTGGACCTACACGCTCGAAGGCCAGCTGCGCAGCGCGCCCGAGATGCAGGACGCCTGCGACTTCAAGGTGGAGGACATCCGCCTGCCGCCGCTGCGCGTGCACGAATGGCAGGGCCTGGTGTTCGTGGCGCTCGGTCCCGAAGTACCGGCGTTCGACGAGGTCTACGGCGGCATCGCCGAGCGCATCGCGCCGATCGACCTCGCGGCGATGCGCTACCTGCGCCGCGACGTCTACGACATCGACTGCAACTGGAAGGTCTACGTCGACAACTTCCTCGAGGGCTACCACCTGCCGCACGTGCATCCCGGCCTGTCCCGCGTGCTCGACTACCGCGCCTACGACACCGAGCTGTTCGCGTGGCATTCGCTGCAGTCCTCGCCGCTGCGCGACAGCGACGCGATCTACGGCACGGGCCAGGCGTACTACTACTTCGTCTACCCCAACGTGATGCTCAACATCATGCCGGGGCGGCTGCAGACCAACCGCATCCTGCCGCTGGGGCCGGGTCGCTGCCGCGTGGTGTTCGACTACTACTACGCGCAGGACGAGGGCGCCCAGGCGCGCATCGCCGCCGACCAATCCTTCAGCGACGAAGTGCAGAACGAGGACATCGCGATCTGCGAGGCGGTGCAGAAGGGCCTGGCCTCCGGCCATTACGTGCCCGGCCGCTTGAACCCGAAGCGCGAGAGCGGCGTCTGGCATTTCCAGAACCTGCTGCGCACGGCCTACGCCGGCCCCGCCGGGGAGTCCGCGTGA
- a CDS encoding APC family permease: protein MSLPPAGPSPAEPEPAATGAHGIQRIGFWTCTALVVGNVIGMGIFVLPASLAPFGFNALIGWVIVLAGCLALARVFSHLAHALPAAGGPYGYIRQTLGEPSAYLALWAYWVSMWLTNAALATGVVGYMAVVFPPLGALPPAPFALGLLAAIVVVNLFGVRTGGGVQIVTTALKLLPMLAIALLGGWLLLTAPASYTAHPPTTPITLGSVTAAATIALFAMLGIESASLPAARVDDPARTIPRATMTGTVLAATVYIIVSAVPLLLIRQHELAEANAPFALLMDRYAVAGAGRWLALFVVVSGLGALNGWTLLSGELTRTMAERGVLPAVLARNNRHGAPTMALLVTGALAAAMIAMSYSKSLVAAFTFITRVVTAANLPLYLCCALALLVLWRRRSAGCATWRVLLVASTSLLFVLLAFVGIGREPFVYALGLIAAGLPLYALMRLRRRADPSVQVLPP from the coding sequence GTGAGCCTGCCCCCGGCCGGCCCTTCCCCCGCCGAACCGGAACCCGCAGCCACCGGCGCGCACGGCATCCAGCGCATCGGTTTCTGGACCTGCACCGCGCTGGTGGTGGGCAACGTCATCGGCATGGGCATCTTCGTGCTGCCGGCGTCACTGGCGCCGTTCGGCTTCAACGCGCTGATCGGCTGGGTCATCGTGCTGGCCGGCTGCCTGGCGCTGGCGCGGGTGTTCTCGCACCTGGCCCACGCGCTGCCCGCCGCGGGCGGGCCATACGGCTACATCCGCCAGACGCTGGGCGAGCCGTCGGCCTACCTCGCGCTGTGGGCCTACTGGGTGTCGATGTGGCTGACCAACGCCGCGCTCGCCACCGGCGTGGTCGGCTACATGGCGGTGGTGTTTCCGCCGCTGGGCGCGCTGCCGCCGGCGCCGTTTGCGCTGGGCTTGCTGGCGGCGATCGTGGTGGTCAACCTGTTCGGCGTGCGCACCGGCGGCGGCGTGCAGATCGTCACCACCGCACTGAAACTGCTGCCGATGCTGGCGATCGCCTTGCTCGGCGGCTGGCTGCTGCTCACCGCGCCGGCGAGCTACACCGCACATCCGCCGACCACGCCGATCACCCTGGGCAGCGTGACGGCGGCCGCCACCATCGCGCTGTTCGCGATGCTCGGCATCGAGTCGGCCAGCCTGCCGGCGGCGCGCGTGGACGATCCCGCGCGCACGATCCCGCGCGCGACCATGACCGGCACCGTGCTGGCCGCGACCGTCTACATCATCGTCTCGGCCGTGCCGCTGCTGCTGATCCGCCAGCACGAACTGGCCGAGGCGAACGCGCCGTTCGCGCTGCTGATGGACCGTTACGCGGTCGCCGGCGCCGGCCGCTGGCTGGCGCTGTTCGTGGTGGTCAGCGGGCTGGGTGCGCTGAACGGCTGGACCCTGCTGTCCGGCGAGCTGACCCGGACGATGGCCGAGCGCGGCGTACTGCCGGCGGTGCTCGCGCGCAACAACCGCCACGGCGCGCCCACGATGGCCTTGCTGGTCACCGGCGCGCTCGCCGCGGCGATGATCGCGATGAGCTACAGCAAGTCGCTGGTGGCGGCATTCACCTTCATCACCCGCGTGGTGACCGCGGCCAACCTGCCGCTGTACCTGTGTTGCGCGCTCGCGCTGCTGGTGCTGTGGCGGCGACGCAGCGCCGGCTGCGCGACGTGGCGGGTGCTGCTGGTCGCCAGCACCAGCCTGCTGTTCGTGCTGCTCGCCTTCGTCGGCATCGGCCGCGAACCGTTCGTGTACGCGCTGGGACTGATCGCGGCGGGCCTGCCGCTGTATGCGCTGATGCGCCTGCGGCGCCGCGCCGATCCATCCGTCCAGGTGCTGCCGCCATGA
- a CDS encoding oxidoreductase, whose translation MRDPRYDLLFEPLKIGPVTAKNRFFQVPHCNGMGHAMPLAHAAMREVKAEGGWAVVSTEECEIHPSGDLTPYVEARLWDDRDIPALALMCDKVHAHGALAALELTHNGPTASNLYSREVLIAPSAQPTKYGYPHQARAMTLHDIREYRRWHREAALRGKRAGMDIIYVYAAHDLSLAMHFLQRRRNQRSDDYGGPLENRVRLLREVLQDTKDAVGDRCAVALRFAVEEGLGPGGVELAEAKDIVGMLAELPDLWDVNLAAWYNDSVPSRFAAEGAQEPFIAFVKKTTAKPVVGVGRFTSPDTMVSQLRRGVLDLIGCARPSIADPFLPRKIEQGRVDDIRECIGCNVCVSGDMTISPIRCTQNPSMGEEWRKSWHPEHIAPKRTAARVLVVGGGPAGLEAARALGQRGYDVSLAEARKELGGRVTREARLPGLAEWARVRDWRVGQIHKLANVSVYLDSMLSAQDVLDFGAEHVVLATGCHWRRDGHGRSHGFDIPGFADGARIHTPDDLMDGRIPEGRVVVYDDDGYYHASVAAELLRLRGCEVIHLTPEDSLAPWTLNTLDYRHVRKRMAELGIEALVSHDIVGYDGSTLTVEDVWTHQRRELACDAVVTATARLPDDALYQSLLQREAEWADAGIRTLRCIGDAEAPGLIAHAVYAGHRYARELEEPASGEVPFKRHFHGDNAADPLRKYGNRLQNTD comes from the coding sequence ATGAGGGACCCGCGCTACGACCTCCTGTTCGAACCGCTGAAGATCGGCCCGGTCACCGCGAAGAACCGCTTCTTCCAGGTGCCGCACTGCAACGGCATGGGCCACGCGATGCCGCTGGCGCACGCGGCGATGCGTGAGGTGAAGGCCGAGGGCGGCTGGGCGGTGGTGTCCACCGAGGAATGCGAGATCCACCCCAGCGGCGACCTCACGCCCTACGTCGAGGCGCGGCTGTGGGACGACCGCGACATCCCCGCGCTGGCGCTGATGTGCGACAAGGTGCATGCGCACGGCGCGCTGGCCGCGCTGGAGCTGACCCACAACGGCCCCACCGCATCGAACCTGTACTCGCGCGAGGTGCTGATCGCGCCGTCGGCGCAGCCCACCAAGTACGGCTACCCGCACCAGGCGCGTGCGATGACGCTGCACGACATCCGCGAATATCGACGCTGGCATCGCGAGGCGGCGCTCCGTGGCAAGCGCGCCGGCATGGACATCATCTACGTCTACGCCGCGCACGACCTGTCGCTGGCCATGCACTTCCTGCAGCGCCGGCGCAACCAGCGCAGCGACGACTACGGCGGCCCGTTGGAGAACCGCGTGCGCCTGCTGCGCGAAGTGCTGCAGGACACGAAGGACGCCGTGGGCGACCGCTGCGCGGTGGCGCTGCGCTTCGCCGTCGAGGAAGGGCTGGGCCCCGGCGGCGTGGAGCTGGCCGAGGCGAAGGACATCGTCGGCATGCTGGCCGAGCTGCCGGATCTCTGGGACGTGAACCTGGCCGCCTGGTACAACGACTCGGTGCCTTCGCGCTTCGCCGCCGAGGGCGCGCAGGAGCCGTTCATCGCCTTCGTGAAGAAGACCACCGCGAAGCCGGTGGTGGGCGTGGGCCGCTTCACCTCGCCCGACACCATGGTGTCGCAACTCCGGCGCGGCGTGCTGGACCTGATCGGCTGCGCGCGCCCGTCCATCGCCGACCCGTTCCTGCCGAGGAAGATCGAGCAAGGCCGCGTCGACGACATCCGCGAATGCATCGGCTGCAACGTCTGCGTCTCCGGCGACATGACCATCTCGCCGATCCGCTGCACGCAGAACCCGAGCATGGGCGAGGAATGGCGCAAGAGCTGGCACCCGGAACACATCGCACCGAAGCGCACAGCGGCGCGCGTGCTGGTGGTCGGCGGCGGGCCGGCCGGGCTGGAGGCCGCGCGGGCGCTGGGCCAGCGCGGCTACGACGTCAGCCTGGCCGAAGCGCGCAAGGAGCTGGGCGGCCGCGTCACCCGCGAGGCCCGCCTGCCCGGCCTCGCCGAATGGGCGCGCGTGCGCGACTGGCGCGTCGGTCAGATCCACAAGCTCGCGAACGTGTCCGTCTATCTCGATTCGATGCTGAGCGCGCAGGACGTGCTCGACTTCGGCGCCGAGCACGTGGTGCTGGCGACCGGCTGCCACTGGCGCCGCGACGGCCACGGCCGCAGCCACGGCTTCGACATTCCGGGCTTCGCCGACGGCGCGCGCATCCATACGCCCGACGACCTGATGGATGGCCGGATACCCGAAGGCCGCGTGGTGGTGTACGACGACGACGGCTACTACCACGCCAGCGTCGCCGCCGAACTGCTGCGCCTGCGCGGCTGCGAAGTGATCCACCTCACGCCCGAGGACAGCCTCGCGCCGTGGACGCTGAACACACTTGACTACCGGCATGTGCGCAAGCGCATGGCCGAACTCGGCATCGAGGCGCTGGTGTCGCACGACATCGTCGGCTACGACGGCAGCACGCTGACCGTCGAGGACGTGTGGACCCACCAGCGCCGCGAGCTGGCCTGCGACGCCGTGGTCACCGCCACCGCCCGCCTGCCCGATGACGCCCTGTACCAGTCCCTGCTGCAGCGCGAAGCGGAATGGGCCGATGCCGGCATCCGCACGCTGCGCTGCATCGGCGACGCCGAGGCGCCGGGCCTGATCGCGCATGCGGTCTACGCCGGCCACCGCTACGCACGCGAACTGGAGGAACCGGCCAGCGGCGAGGTGCCGTTCAAGCGGCATTTCCATGGTGACAATGCCGCCGATCCATTGCGCAAGTATGGAAATCGCCTGCAGAACACCGACTAG
- a CDS encoding TonB-dependent receptor: protein MHTNKLKRIAGTSRRGLARLPLAAAICLAIAAPVLAQDAGQAAATTATPATKPATKPKTTTLGVVTVTAQKRTENLQKVPISIGVLENDQLEALHVQNFNDYVKYLPSVTFQQGGGGIATGPGFATIYMRGVASGGNTNHSGSQPSVGVYLDDQPVTTIQGPLDIHMYDIARIEVLAGPQGTLYGASAESGALRIITNKPDPSGFAANYTLGVDQVNHGGIGSTFEGMLNLPLSKSAAVRFVGWHEHDAGYIDNKAGSRTFPSSGITVSNADNCTPVGSGPTASFQCFGHARNHYNDATTNGARAALKVDLNDDWSISPTLMGQQTITHGSFAADPVVGPLAVTHFYPERVDDRWWQGALTVQGKIGNFDLTYAYAHLKRNQEEQTDYNDYSFWYDTLLSYGNYFVDNNGAKVNPSEYITDRDHYSNTSHELRIVSPADDRLRLTAGVFWQKQRHDILQNYQINGLATDLSVTGWPNTIWLTRQMRYDYDKALFGELSYDIIPDTLTATVGGRYYRNENHLYGYYGYSKGYSSSSLYGEAGCMDATPFLGAPCSDFNRSVKDSGTLGKANLTWNISPTKMIYVTRSEGYRPGGINRAGDIPPYQPDFLTNLEFGWKTSWLDNRLSFNGAVFRETWNHFQFNILGPNGLTIIKNANSARIDGLESQLVWQATYNLNLSAGVAFYDAKLTAPYCGFVDNSGNPVAYCPAGTINPQTGAAVSGPQAPKGTQLPITPRFKGNLVARYTFDMGGNEGFVQAALVHVGRRTTDLRLEERSLLGDLPAYNTVDLSAGFQKGNWSLDAYVDNAFDKRAVQYKFTECGVTNCGAHGVAPQYPNGQVYTGVSQPRTIGVRFKQEF from the coding sequence ATGCACACGAATAAGCTGAAACGGATCGCGGGGACGTCGCGCAGGGGACTGGCCAGGTTGCCGCTGGCGGCGGCGATCTGCCTGGCCATCGCCGCGCCGGTGCTGGCGCAGGATGCGGGACAGGCCGCGGCAACCACCGCAACGCCGGCGACAAAGCCGGCAACGAAGCCGAAGACCACGACGCTGGGCGTGGTGACGGTGACCGCGCAGAAGCGCACCGAGAACCTGCAGAAGGTGCCGATCAGCATCGGCGTGCTGGAGAACGACCAGCTCGAGGCGCTGCACGTGCAGAACTTCAACGACTACGTGAAGTACCTGCCCAGCGTCACCTTCCAGCAGGGCGGCGGCGGCATCGCCACCGGGCCGGGCTTCGCCACCATCTACATGCGCGGCGTGGCCAGCGGCGGCAACACCAACCATTCCGGCTCGCAGCCCAGTGTGGGCGTGTACCTCGACGACCAGCCGGTCACCACGATCCAGGGTCCGCTCGACATCCACATGTACGACATCGCCCGCATCGAGGTGCTGGCCGGGCCGCAAGGCACGCTGTACGGCGCCAGCGCCGAGTCGGGCGCCCTGCGCATCATCACCAACAAGCCCGACCCCAGCGGGTTCGCGGCGAACTACACGCTGGGCGTCGACCAGGTCAATCATGGCGGCATCGGCAGCACGTTCGAGGGCATGCTCAATCTGCCGCTCAGCAAGAGTGCGGCGGTGCGGTTCGTAGGCTGGCACGAACACGATGCGGGCTACATCGACAACAAGGCCGGCTCGCGTACCTTTCCGTCGTCCGGCATCACCGTCAGCAATGCGGACAATTGCACTCCGGTCGGCAGCGGGCCGACGGCGTCGTTCCAGTGCTTCGGGCATGCCCGGAACCACTACAACGACGCCACCACCAACGGCGCGCGCGCGGCGCTGAAGGTCGACCTCAACGACGACTGGTCGATCAGCCCGACCCTGATGGGGCAGCAGACCATCACCCACGGCAGCTTTGCCGCCGACCCCGTGGTCGGGCCGCTGGCGGTGACCCACTTCTACCCCGAGCGCGTCGACGACCGCTGGTGGCAAGGCGCGCTGACCGTGCAGGGCAAGATCGGCAACTTCGACCTGACCTATGCCTACGCGCATCTCAAGCGCAACCAGGAGGAGCAGACCGACTACAACGACTACTCGTTCTGGTACGACACGCTGCTTTCCTATGGCAACTATTTCGTCGACAACAACGGCGCGAAGGTCAACCCGTCCGAGTACATCACCGATCGCGACCACTACAGCAACACCAGCCACGAGCTGCGCATCGTCTCGCCCGCCGACGACCGGCTGCGGCTCACCGCCGGCGTGTTCTGGCAGAAGCAGAGGCACGACATCCTGCAGAACTACCAGATCAACGGCCTGGCCACCGACCTATCGGTCACCGGTTGGCCGAACACGATCTGGCTGACTCGGCAGATGCGCTACGACTACGACAAGGCGCTGTTCGGCGAGCTGTCCTACGACATCATCCCCGACACGCTCACCGCCACGGTCGGCGGGCGCTACTACCGCAACGAGAACCACCTCTACGGCTACTACGGCTACAGCAAGGGCTACTCGTCCAGTTCGCTCTACGGCGAGGCGGGCTGCATGGACGCCACGCCCTTCCTCGGTGCGCCGTGCTCGGACTTCAATCGGTCGGTGAAGGACAGCGGCACGCTGGGCAAGGCCAACCTGACCTGGAACATCTCGCCCACCAAGATGATCTACGTCACCCGTTCGGAAGGCTATCGGCCTGGCGGCATCAACCGCGCCGGCGACATCCCGCCCTACCAGCCGGACTTCCTGACCAACCTGGAGTTCGGCTGGAAGACTTCCTGGCTCGACAACCGGTTGTCGTTCAACGGCGCGGTGTTCCGCGAAACCTGGAACCACTTCCAGTTCAACATCCTGGGTCCGAACGGACTGACCATCATCAAGAACGCCAATTCGGCGCGCATCGACGGCCTGGAATCGCAGCTGGTATGGCAGGCCACCTACAATCTCAATCTGAGCGCCGGCGTCGCGTTCTACGACGCCAAGCTCACTGCCCCCTACTGCGGCTTCGTGGACAACTCCGGCAACCCGGTCGCCTATTGCCCGGCAGGCACGATCAATCCGCAGACGGGCGCGGCGGTGAGCGGGCCCCAGGCGCCAAAGGGCACCCAACTGCCGATCACTCCGCGCTTCAAGGGCAACCTGGTGGCGCGCTACACCTTCGACATGGGCGGGAACGAAGGCTTCGTCCAGGCGGCGCTGGTGCACGTGGGCCGGCGCACCACCGACCTGCGGCTCGAGGAACGCAGCCTGCTCGGCGACCTGCCCGCGTACAACACGGTCGACCTGTCCGCGGGCTTCCAGAAGGGCAACTGGTCGCTGGACGCCTACGTCGACAATGCGTTCGACAAACGTGCCGTGCAGTACAAGTTCACCGAGTGCGGCGTGACGAACTGCGGTGCGCACGGCGTGGCGCCGCAGTATCCGAACGGGCAGGTCTACACCGGCGTCAGTCAGCCGCGCACGATTGGTGTCCGCTTCAAGCAGGAATTCTGA